The Halichoerus grypus chromosome 15, mHalGry1.hap1.1, whole genome shotgun sequence genome includes a window with the following:
- the ATP4A gene encoding potassium-transporting ATPase alpha chain 1 isoform X2 has translation MYSVELGPGPGGDMAAKMSKKKADKGGGKKKEKLENMKKEMEINDHQLSVAELEQKYQTSATKGLSAGLAAELLLRDGPNALRPPRGTPEYVKFARQLAGGLQCLMWVAAAICLIAFGIQASEGDLTTDDNLYLALALIAVVVVTGCFGYYQEFKSTNIIASFKNLVPQQATVIRDGDKFQINADQLVVGDLVEMKGGDRVPADIRILQAQGCKVDNSSLTGESEPQTRSPECTHESPLETRNIAFFSTMCLEGTAQGLVVNTGDRTIIGRIASLASGVENEKTPIAIEIEHFVDIIAGLAILFGATFFVVAMCIGYTFLRAMVFFMAIVVAYVPEGLLATVTVCLSLTAKRLASKNCVVKNLEAVETLGSTSVICSDKTGTLTQNRMTVSHLWFDNHIHTADTTEDQSGQTFDQSSETWRALCRVLTLCNRAAFKSGQDAVPVPKRIVIGDASETALLKFSELTLGNAMGYRERFPKVCEIPFNSTNKFQLSIHTLEDPRDPRHVLVMKGAPERVLERCSSILIKGQELPLDEQWREAFQTAYLSLGGLGERVLGFCQLYLSEKDYPPGYAFDVEAMNFPSSGLCFAGLVSMIDPPRATVPDAVLKCRTAGIRVIMVTGDHPITAKAIAASVGIISEGSETVEDIAARLRVPVDQVNRKDARACVINGMQLKDMDPSELVETLRTHPEMVFARTSPQQKLVIVESCQRLGAIVAVTGDGVNDSPALKKADIGVAMGIAGSDAAKNAADMILLDDNFASIVTGVEQGRLIFDNLKKSIAYTLTKNIPELTPYLIYITVSVPLPLGCITILFIELCTDIFPSVSLAYEKAESDIMHLRPRNPKRDRLVNEPLAAYSYFQIGAIQSFAGFTDYFTAMAQEGWFPLLCVGLRPYWENHHLQDLQDSYGQEWTFGQRLYQQYTCYTVFFISIEMCQIADVLIRKTRRLSAFQQGFFRNRILVIAIVFQVCIGCFLCYCPGMPNIFNFMPIRYQWWLVPMPFGLLIFVYDELRKLGVRCCPGSWWDQELYY, from the exons ATGTACTCAGTAGAGCTGGGTCCTGGCCCTGGTGGGGACATGGCTGCCAAGATGAGCAAGAAGAAGGCGGACAAAGGAGGAggcaagaagaaggagaagctggagaaCATGAAGAAGGAGATGGAGATC aacgACCACCAGCTGTCAGTGGCGGAGCTGGAACAGAAGTACCAGACCAGTGCGACCAAG GGCCTGTCTGCCGGCCTGGCCGCCGAGCTGCTGCTACGGGACGGACCCAACGCTCTGCGGCCGCCGCGCGGCACCCCCGAGTACGTCAAGTTCGCCCGGCAGCTGGCGGGCGGGCTGCAGTGCCTCATGTGGGTGGCTGCTGCCATCTGCCTCATTGCCTTTGGCATCCAGGCCAGCGAGGGTGACCTCACCACCGACGACAAT ctgtACCTGGCCCTGGCCCTCATCGCTGTGGTCGTGGTCACCGGCTGCTTTGGCTACTACCAGGAGTTTAAGAGCACCAACATCATCGCCAGCTTCAAGAACCTGGTGCCCCAG caAGCAACTGTGATCCGGGATGGGGACAAGTTCCAGATCAATGCGGACCAGCTTGTGGTGGGCGACCTGGTGGAGATGAAAGGCGGGGACCGAGTGCCAGCCGACATCAGGATCCTCCAGGCGCAGGGCTGCAAGGTGGACAACTCGTCGCTGACTGGAGAGTCTGAGCCGCAGACCCGCTCGCCCGAGTGTACCCACGAGAGCCCCCTGGAGACCCGCAACATCGCCTTCTTCTCCACCATGTGCCTTGAGG GCACAGCCCAAGGCCTGGTGGTGAACACAGGTGACCGCACCATCATCGGGCGCATCGCGTCCCTGGCATCGGGAGTAGAAAACGAGAAGACGCCCATCGCTATTGAAATCGAACATTTTGTGGACATCATCGCAGGCCTGGCCATCCTCTTCGGCGCTACATTTTTTGTGGTGGCCATGTGCATTGGCTACACCTTCCTTCGGGCCATGGTCTTCTTCATGGCCATCGTGGTAGCCTATGTGCCCGAGGGGCTGCTGGCCACTGTCACG GTTTGCTTGTCCCTGACAGCCAAGCGGCTGGCCAGCAAGAACTGTGTCGTCAAGAACCTGGAAGCGGTGGAGACACTGGGCTCCACATCAGTGATCTGCTCTGACAAGACAGGGACCCTCACTCAGAACCGCATGACTGTGTCCCATCTCTGGTTCGACAACCACATCCACACGGCTGACACTACGGAGGACCAGtcag GGCAGACGTTTGACCAGTCTTCGGAGACCTGGCGGGCGCTATGCCGCGTGCTCACCCTGTGCAACCGCGCTGCCTTCAAGTCCGGCCAGGACGCGGTGCCGGTGCCCAAG CGCATAGTGATCGGGGACGCGTCCGAGACGGCGCTGCTCAAGTTCTCGGAACTGACGCTGGGCAACGCCATGGGCTACCGCGAACGCTTCCCCAAAGTCTGCGAGATCCCCTTCAACTCCACCAACAAGTTCCAG CTGTCCATCCACACACTGGAGGACCCGCGGGACCCCCGGCACGTGCTGGTGATGAAGGGCGCCCCCGAGCGCGTGCTGGAGCGCTGTAGCTCCATCCTCATCAAGGGCCAGGAGCTGCCGCTGGACGAGCAATGGCGTGAGGCCTTCCAGACTGCCTACCTTAGCCTGGGAGGCCTGGGTGAACGCGTGCTTG GCTTCTGCCAACTGTACCTGAGTGAGAAGGACTACCCGCCTGGCTATGCCTTCGACGTGGAGGCCATGAACTTTCCAAGTAGTGGCCTGTGCTTTGCGGGACTTGTATCCATGATAGACCCACCCCGCGCCACCGTCCCTGATGCTGTGCTCAAGTGCCGCACGGCAGGCATCCGG GTGATCATGGTGACGGGTGACCACCCCATCACGGCCAAGGCCATTGCGGCCAGTGTGGGTATCATTTCGGAAGGCAGCGAGACGGTGGAGGACATCGCCGCCCGCCTCCGTGTACCTGTGGACCAAGTCAATAGGAA ggATGCCCGTGCCTGCGTCATCAATGGCATGCAGCTGAAGGACATGGACCCATCAGAGCTGGTTGAGACCCTGCGTACTCACCCTGAGATGGTGTTTGCTCGTACCAGTCCCCAGCAGAAGCTGGTGATTGTGGAGAGCTGCCAGCGACTG ggGGCCATCGTGGCTGTGACCGGGGATGGTGTCAACGACTCCCCAGCCCTGAAGAAGGCCGACATCGGCGTGGCCATGGGCATTGCCGGCTCGGACGCTGCCAAAAATGCGGCGGACATGATCCTGCTGGATGACAACTTTGCCTCCATCGTGACAGGCGTGGAGCAGG gCCGGCTGATCTTTGATAACCTGAAAAAGTCCATCGCCTACACCCTGACCAAGAACATCCCCGAGCTGACGCCGTACCTCATCTACATCACTGTCAGCGTGCCCCTGCCCCTCGGCTGCATCACCATCCTCTTCATAGAGCTCTGCACCGACATC TTCCCGTCCGTGTCCCTGGCATATGAGAAGGCAGAGAGTGACATCATGCATCTGCGTCCACGGAACCCGAAGCGCGACCGCTTGGTCAATGAGCCCCTGGCTGCCTACTCCTACTTCCAGATAG GTGCCATCCAGTCATTTGCTGGCTTCACTGACTACTTTACGGCCATGGCCCAGGAGGGCTGGTTCCCACTGCTATGTGTGGGGCTGCGACCATACTGGGAGAACCACCACCTACAAGATCTGCAGGACAGCTACGGCCAGGAGTGG ACGTTCGGGCAGCGCCTCTACCAGCAGTACACCTGCTACACCGTGTTCTTCATCAGCATCGAGATGTGCCAGATCGCCGACGTCCTCATCCGCAAGACGCGCCGCCTCTCCGCCTTCCAGCAGGGCTTCTTCAG GAACAGGATCCTGGTGATCGCCATCGTGTTCCAGGTCTGCATCGGCTGCTTCCTGTGCTACTGCCCCGGAATGCCCAACATCTTCAACTTCATGCCCATCCG GTACCAGTGGTGGCTGGTCCCCATGCCCTTTGGCCTCCTCATCTTCGTCTATGATGAGCTTCGGAAACTGGGAGTTcgctgttgcccaggga gcTGGTGGGATCAGGAGCTCTACTATTAG
- the ATP4A gene encoding potassium-transporting ATPase alpha chain 1 isoform X1, with amino-acid sequence MEKQASHLQLKWENYEMYSVELGPGPGGDMAAKMSKKKADKGGGKKKEKLENMKKEMEINDHQLSVAELEQKYQTSATKGLSAGLAAELLLRDGPNALRPPRGTPEYVKFARQLAGGLQCLMWVAAAICLIAFGIQASEGDLTTDDNLYLALALIAVVVVTGCFGYYQEFKSTNIIASFKNLVPQQATVIRDGDKFQINADQLVVGDLVEMKGGDRVPADIRILQAQGCKVDNSSLTGESEPQTRSPECTHESPLETRNIAFFSTMCLEGTAQGLVVNTGDRTIIGRIASLASGVENEKTPIAIEIEHFVDIIAGLAILFGATFFVVAMCIGYTFLRAMVFFMAIVVAYVPEGLLATVTVCLSLTAKRLASKNCVVKNLEAVETLGSTSVICSDKTGTLTQNRMTVSHLWFDNHIHTADTTEDQSGQTFDQSSETWRALCRVLTLCNRAAFKSGQDAVPVPKRIVIGDASETALLKFSELTLGNAMGYRERFPKVCEIPFNSTNKFQLSIHTLEDPRDPRHVLVMKGAPERVLERCSSILIKGQELPLDEQWREAFQTAYLSLGGLGERVLGFCQLYLSEKDYPPGYAFDVEAMNFPSSGLCFAGLVSMIDPPRATVPDAVLKCRTAGIRVIMVTGDHPITAKAIAASVGIISEGSETVEDIAARLRVPVDQVNRKDARACVINGMQLKDMDPSELVETLRTHPEMVFARTSPQQKLVIVESCQRLGAIVAVTGDGVNDSPALKKADIGVAMGIAGSDAAKNAADMILLDDNFASIVTGVEQGRLIFDNLKKSIAYTLTKNIPELTPYLIYITVSVPLPLGCITILFIELCTDIFPSVSLAYEKAESDIMHLRPRNPKRDRLVNEPLAAYSYFQIGAIQSFAGFTDYFTAMAQEGWFPLLCVGLRPYWENHHLQDLQDSYGQEWTFGQRLYQQYTCYTVFFISIEMCQIADVLIRKTRRLSAFQQGFFRNRILVIAIVFQVCIGCFLCYCPGMPNIFNFMPIRYQWWLVPMPFGLLIFVYDELRKLGVRCCPGSWWDQELYY; translated from the exons ATGGAGAAACAAGCCTCCCATCTCCAACTCAAGTGG gaGAATTACGAGATGTACTCAGTAGAGCTGGGTCCTGGCCCTGGTGGGGACATGGCTGCCAAGATGAGCAAGAAGAAGGCGGACAAAGGAGGAggcaagaagaaggagaagctggagaaCATGAAGAAGGAGATGGAGATC aacgACCACCAGCTGTCAGTGGCGGAGCTGGAACAGAAGTACCAGACCAGTGCGACCAAG GGCCTGTCTGCCGGCCTGGCCGCCGAGCTGCTGCTACGGGACGGACCCAACGCTCTGCGGCCGCCGCGCGGCACCCCCGAGTACGTCAAGTTCGCCCGGCAGCTGGCGGGCGGGCTGCAGTGCCTCATGTGGGTGGCTGCTGCCATCTGCCTCATTGCCTTTGGCATCCAGGCCAGCGAGGGTGACCTCACCACCGACGACAAT ctgtACCTGGCCCTGGCCCTCATCGCTGTGGTCGTGGTCACCGGCTGCTTTGGCTACTACCAGGAGTTTAAGAGCACCAACATCATCGCCAGCTTCAAGAACCTGGTGCCCCAG caAGCAACTGTGATCCGGGATGGGGACAAGTTCCAGATCAATGCGGACCAGCTTGTGGTGGGCGACCTGGTGGAGATGAAAGGCGGGGACCGAGTGCCAGCCGACATCAGGATCCTCCAGGCGCAGGGCTGCAAGGTGGACAACTCGTCGCTGACTGGAGAGTCTGAGCCGCAGACCCGCTCGCCCGAGTGTACCCACGAGAGCCCCCTGGAGACCCGCAACATCGCCTTCTTCTCCACCATGTGCCTTGAGG GCACAGCCCAAGGCCTGGTGGTGAACACAGGTGACCGCACCATCATCGGGCGCATCGCGTCCCTGGCATCGGGAGTAGAAAACGAGAAGACGCCCATCGCTATTGAAATCGAACATTTTGTGGACATCATCGCAGGCCTGGCCATCCTCTTCGGCGCTACATTTTTTGTGGTGGCCATGTGCATTGGCTACACCTTCCTTCGGGCCATGGTCTTCTTCATGGCCATCGTGGTAGCCTATGTGCCCGAGGGGCTGCTGGCCACTGTCACG GTTTGCTTGTCCCTGACAGCCAAGCGGCTGGCCAGCAAGAACTGTGTCGTCAAGAACCTGGAAGCGGTGGAGACACTGGGCTCCACATCAGTGATCTGCTCTGACAAGACAGGGACCCTCACTCAGAACCGCATGACTGTGTCCCATCTCTGGTTCGACAACCACATCCACACGGCTGACACTACGGAGGACCAGtcag GGCAGACGTTTGACCAGTCTTCGGAGACCTGGCGGGCGCTATGCCGCGTGCTCACCCTGTGCAACCGCGCTGCCTTCAAGTCCGGCCAGGACGCGGTGCCGGTGCCCAAG CGCATAGTGATCGGGGACGCGTCCGAGACGGCGCTGCTCAAGTTCTCGGAACTGACGCTGGGCAACGCCATGGGCTACCGCGAACGCTTCCCCAAAGTCTGCGAGATCCCCTTCAACTCCACCAACAAGTTCCAG CTGTCCATCCACACACTGGAGGACCCGCGGGACCCCCGGCACGTGCTGGTGATGAAGGGCGCCCCCGAGCGCGTGCTGGAGCGCTGTAGCTCCATCCTCATCAAGGGCCAGGAGCTGCCGCTGGACGAGCAATGGCGTGAGGCCTTCCAGACTGCCTACCTTAGCCTGGGAGGCCTGGGTGAACGCGTGCTTG GCTTCTGCCAACTGTACCTGAGTGAGAAGGACTACCCGCCTGGCTATGCCTTCGACGTGGAGGCCATGAACTTTCCAAGTAGTGGCCTGTGCTTTGCGGGACTTGTATCCATGATAGACCCACCCCGCGCCACCGTCCCTGATGCTGTGCTCAAGTGCCGCACGGCAGGCATCCGG GTGATCATGGTGACGGGTGACCACCCCATCACGGCCAAGGCCATTGCGGCCAGTGTGGGTATCATTTCGGAAGGCAGCGAGACGGTGGAGGACATCGCCGCCCGCCTCCGTGTACCTGTGGACCAAGTCAATAGGAA ggATGCCCGTGCCTGCGTCATCAATGGCATGCAGCTGAAGGACATGGACCCATCAGAGCTGGTTGAGACCCTGCGTACTCACCCTGAGATGGTGTTTGCTCGTACCAGTCCCCAGCAGAAGCTGGTGATTGTGGAGAGCTGCCAGCGACTG ggGGCCATCGTGGCTGTGACCGGGGATGGTGTCAACGACTCCCCAGCCCTGAAGAAGGCCGACATCGGCGTGGCCATGGGCATTGCCGGCTCGGACGCTGCCAAAAATGCGGCGGACATGATCCTGCTGGATGACAACTTTGCCTCCATCGTGACAGGCGTGGAGCAGG gCCGGCTGATCTTTGATAACCTGAAAAAGTCCATCGCCTACACCCTGACCAAGAACATCCCCGAGCTGACGCCGTACCTCATCTACATCACTGTCAGCGTGCCCCTGCCCCTCGGCTGCATCACCATCCTCTTCATAGAGCTCTGCACCGACATC TTCCCGTCCGTGTCCCTGGCATATGAGAAGGCAGAGAGTGACATCATGCATCTGCGTCCACGGAACCCGAAGCGCGACCGCTTGGTCAATGAGCCCCTGGCTGCCTACTCCTACTTCCAGATAG GTGCCATCCAGTCATTTGCTGGCTTCACTGACTACTTTACGGCCATGGCCCAGGAGGGCTGGTTCCCACTGCTATGTGTGGGGCTGCGACCATACTGGGAGAACCACCACCTACAAGATCTGCAGGACAGCTACGGCCAGGAGTGG ACGTTCGGGCAGCGCCTCTACCAGCAGTACACCTGCTACACCGTGTTCTTCATCAGCATCGAGATGTGCCAGATCGCCGACGTCCTCATCCGCAAGACGCGCCGCCTCTCCGCCTTCCAGCAGGGCTTCTTCAG GAACAGGATCCTGGTGATCGCCATCGTGTTCCAGGTCTGCATCGGCTGCTTCCTGTGCTACTGCCCCGGAATGCCCAACATCTTCAACTTCATGCCCATCCG GTACCAGTGGTGGCTGGTCCCCATGCCCTTTGGCCTCCTCATCTTCGTCTATGATGAGCTTCGGAAACTGGGAGTTcgctgttgcccaggga gcTGGTGGGATCAGGAGCTCTACTATTAG
- the TMEM147 gene encoding BOS complex subunit TMEM147: MTLFHFGNCFALAYFPYFITYKCSGLSEYNAFWKCVQAGVTYLFVQLCKMLFLATFFPTWEGGIYDFIGEFMKASVDVADLIGLNLVMSRNAGKGEYKIMVAALGWATAELIMSRCIPLWVGARGIEFDWKYIQMSIDSNISLVHYIVASAQVWMITRYDLYHTFRPAVLLLMFLSVYKAFVMETFVHLCSLGSWTALLARAVVTGLLALSTLALYVAVVNVHS, encoded by the exons ATGACCCTGTTCCACTTCGGAAACTGCTTCGCCCTGGCCTACTTCCCCTACTTCATCACCTACAAGTGCAGCGGCCT GTCTGAGTACAACGCCTTCTGGAAGTGCGTGCAGGCCGGCGTCACCTACCTCTTCGTGCAGCTGTGCAAG ATGCTGTTCCTGGCCACTTTTTTTCCCACCTGGGAAGGCGGCATCTATGACTTCATTGGG GAGTTCATGAAGGCCAGCGTGGATGTGGCAGACCTGATAGGCCTAAACCTTGTCATGTCCCGGAATGCAGGCAAGGGGGAGTACAAGATCATGGTtgctgccctgggctgggccACCGCCGAGCTCATTATGTCCCG CTGCATCCCCCTGTGGGTTGGAGCCCGGGGCATTGAGTTTGACTGGAAGTACATCCAGATGAGCATTGACTCCAACATCAGTCTG gTCCATTACATCGTCGCATCTGCCCAGGTCTGGATGATAACACGCTACGACCTGTACCACACTTTTCGGCCAGCAGTACTCCTGCTGATGTTCCTCAGCGTCTACAAGGCCTTTGTCATGGA GACCTTCGTCCACCTCTGTTCCCTGGGCAGCTGGACAGCACTGCTGGCCCGGGCAGTGGTGACAGGGCTGCTGGCCCTCAGCACCCTGGCCCTCTATGTCGCTGTTGTCAACGTGCACTCCTAG